A region from the Brevibacterium paucivorans genome encodes:
- a CDS encoding 3-hydroxyacyl-CoA dehydrogenase translates to MQFANKTFIVTGGGSGLGAATTQALIERGARVFIADLKGEAPSGAEFVETDVTSPDSVSALVDKANADGTLAGLVNCAGIGTAQKTVSSKGPHDLESFAKVVNVNLIGTFNAIRLASWAMSQNEPGEDGERGVIVNTASVAAFEGQIGQAAYSASKGGVAGITLPIARDLASVGIRVVTIAPGLFLTPMLAGLPEAAQESLGKQVPFPQRLGQPSEYANLVTHIVENRMLNGEVIRLDGAIRMAPR, encoded by the coding sequence ATGCAGTTTGCTAACAAAACTTTCATTGTGACAGGAGGCGGCTCCGGGCTGGGTGCTGCCACGACTCAGGCGCTGATCGAGCGAGGCGCTCGCGTGTTCATCGCCGACCTCAAGGGCGAAGCCCCATCGGGCGCCGAGTTTGTCGAAACCGACGTGACGAGCCCCGACAGTGTGTCAGCCCTGGTAGACAAAGCCAACGCTGACGGAACCCTGGCAGGGCTGGTCAACTGTGCTGGGATCGGAACCGCGCAGAAAACCGTGAGTTCTAAGGGGCCGCACGATCTTGAGTCGTTCGCTAAGGTCGTGAACGTCAACCTCATTGGTACGTTCAACGCGATTCGCTTGGCGTCCTGGGCTATGTCGCAGAATGAGCCGGGCGAAGACGGTGAGCGTGGCGTGATTGTGAACACCGCGTCGGTTGCGGCGTTCGAGGGCCAGATAGGTCAGGCTGCGTACTCTGCTTCTAAGGGAGGGGTTGCTGGGATCACTCTGCCTATCGCGCGTGACTTGGCGAGCGTGGGGATCCGTGTTGTCACGATCGCGCCTGGGTTGTTCCTCACCCCAATGTTGGCGGGATTGCCTGAAGCGGCACAGGAGTCGCTGGGCAAGCAGGTGCCGTTCCCGCAGCGTCTGGGTCAGCCGAGCGAATATGCCAACCTGGTGACGCACATCGTGGAGAACCGCATGCTTAACGGTGAAGTGATTCGCCTTGACGGTGCTATCCGCATGGCGCCACGCTAA
- a CDS encoding acyl-CoA dehydrogenase family protein, whose product MILDGYRGAWETEETDDLRDLTRSFLEKEAKPNLARWAEKHKIDREFWNKAGELGLLCVSIPEEYGGGGGTFAHEAVVLQEQGYIGDAAWGYAVHSTIVAHYINAIGTEEQKKRWLPGLASGELVGAIAMTEPGTGSDLQAVKTKAVLDGDEYVINGAKTFISNGTHADIVIIVARTNDQPGGKGLSLIVAEVNDLPGFSRGRVLDKVGQRGQDTRELFFEDMRVPAENLLGGVEGKGFIHLMQQLPQERLALAVTGVTTAEYAVRLTIDYAKEREAFGRPILGFQNTKFVLAECATDTFAARTFVDHLIAQHIDGKLTTEQASAGKYWATDIQNSVIDRCVQIFGGYGYMLEYPIARMYADARVQKIYGGTNEIMKDLISRGL is encoded by the coding sequence GTGATTCTTGACGGATACCGCGGTGCGTGGGAAACCGAGGAAACCGATGACCTGCGTGACCTCACGCGGAGCTTCTTGGAGAAGGAAGCGAAGCCCAACTTGGCGCGTTGGGCCGAAAAGCACAAGATCGACCGCGAGTTCTGGAACAAAGCCGGTGAGCTGGGACTTCTGTGTGTGTCCATTCCGGAAGAGTACGGCGGCGGTGGTGGAACATTTGCCCACGAAGCTGTTGTGCTGCAGGAGCAGGGGTACATTGGCGACGCGGCGTGGGGATACGCCGTTCACTCCACGATTGTGGCGCACTACATCAACGCGATTGGAACGGAAGAGCAGAAGAAGCGCTGGCTACCGGGCCTGGCGTCCGGTGAGCTGGTTGGTGCTATTGCCATGACAGAGCCGGGCACTGGTTCTGACCTCCAAGCGGTTAAGACCAAGGCTGTTTTGGACGGCGACGAGTACGTCATCAACGGTGCGAAGACGTTCATTTCGAACGGTACGCATGCGGATATCGTCATTATTGTGGCGCGTACCAACGACCAGCCGGGTGGTAAGGGGCTGTCGCTCATTGTCGCCGAGGTGAATGACCTTCCCGGGTTCTCGCGCGGTCGCGTTCTGGACAAGGTTGGGCAGCGCGGACAGGACACTCGCGAGCTGTTCTTTGAGGACATGCGGGTGCCGGCTGAGAACCTGTTGGGTGGTGTTGAAGGTAAGGGGTTCATCCACCTGATGCAGCAGTTGCCGCAGGAGCGGTTGGCGCTGGCCGTCACCGGTGTGACCACGGCTGAGTATGCGGTGCGTTTGACCATTGACTACGCCAAGGAACGTGAAGCTTTTGGGCGCCCGATTCTGGGGTTCCAGAACACCAAATTTGTTCTGGCGGAATGCGCCACCGACACGTTCGCGGCACGTACCTTCGTGGACCACCTCATTGCTCAGCACATCGACGGGAAGCTGACCACCGAGCAGGCGTCCGCAGGTAAGTACTGGGCGACCGACATTCAGAACAGCGTGATCGACCGGTGTGTACAGATTTTCGGTGGATACGGGTACATGCTCGAATACCCGATTGCGCGGATGTACGCCGATGCGCGCGTCCAGAAGATTTACGGCGGTACCAACGAAATTATGAAGGACCTCATTTCGCGTGGGCTGTAG
- a CDS encoding class I adenylate-forming enzyme family protein, whose amino-acid sequence MATLPLALRRTANTYPDQPAITFESTTLTYKELDERVDQFAAELIERGVNKGDRLVIVAGNSDVFAYAVLGGLRAGAIVAPVNPKSAGAEIEHFVTDADVHSIIFDALCAPAVKAWAEAYPETATKVNALSLGATEFGDDLLGAALQRPATPVELGLEEDDDCLIIYTSGTTGKPKGALFDHHRVLWVGVNTIGGVGLRIRDRYLIVAPLYHSAALNLLFFPALMMGAHQVIHSGFDPEAVLSEIDKTKINVFFGVPTMFAFMLRSPNLAKFDLSSLRVAFYGAAPMPGSVAERLFEVMPQTEIIQLCGQTEGGPGGIILLHEEVKAKPSASGRYATLNTEVRVVDAEGKDVRPGEVGEMIMRGESMMKEYWRRPDATAQTVIDGWVHTGDLAHVDEEGYITLVDRLKDMIITGGHNVYSAEVENALAAYPEITDIAVVSRPHPDYGETVVAVVTPAEGGNPTLEGLRAFAEPLLTHYKIPRELIIEDIPRNPSGKIQKHKLREKIARE is encoded by the coding sequence ATGGCAACACTTCCACTGGCACTTCGTAGGACAGCAAACACGTACCCGGACCAGCCGGCCATCACGTTTGAATCCACCACGTTGACGTACAAAGAGCTCGACGAACGTGTGGACCAGTTCGCGGCTGAGCTCATTGAGCGAGGCGTGAACAAAGGAGACCGGCTGGTCATTGTGGCTGGCAACTCAGACGTCTTCGCGTACGCGGTTCTAGGTGGGTTGCGGGCGGGCGCTATTGTAGCCCCGGTCAACCCTAAGTCCGCGGGCGCAGAGATCGAGCACTTCGTCACCGACGCGGACGTACACTCGATTATCTTCGACGCGCTCTGCGCGCCTGCGGTTAAAGCCTGGGCCGAGGCATACCCGGAGACCGCCACCAAGGTCAACGCGCTGTCGCTGGGGGCCACTGAGTTCGGTGACGACCTCCTCGGGGCGGCGTTACAGCGCCCTGCCACGCCGGTGGAGCTTGGGCTGGAAGAGGACGATGACTGCCTCATCATTTACACCTCGGGAACCACGGGAAAGCCGAAAGGCGCGCTTTTTGACCACCACCGGGTGCTGTGGGTGGGCGTGAACACCATTGGTGGGGTGGGGCTGCGGATTCGTGACCGCTACCTGATCGTGGCCCCGCTGTACCACTCCGCGGCGCTGAACCTGTTGTTCTTCCCGGCGTTGATGATGGGTGCTCACCAGGTAATTCATTCTGGGTTCGACCCCGAGGCGGTGCTGAGTGAGATCGACAAAACGAAGATCAACGTGTTCTTCGGGGTGCCCACGATGTTTGCGTTCATGTTGCGGTCGCCCAACCTTGCGAAGTTCGATCTGTCGAGCTTGCGGGTGGCGTTCTACGGAGCGGCACCTATGCCTGGAAGTGTGGCGGAGCGCCTGTTTGAGGTGATGCCACAGACCGAGATTATCCAGCTGTGCGGCCAGACCGAAGGTGGCCCCGGTGGCATCATCCTGCTGCATGAGGAGGTCAAGGCTAAGCCTTCAGCGTCTGGTCGGTATGCGACTTTGAACACGGAAGTCCGGGTGGTCGACGCTGAAGGTAAGGACGTTCGCCCTGGTGAGGTGGGCGAAATGATCATGCGCGGTGAGTCCATGATGAAGGAATACTGGCGCAGGCCCGACGCAACCGCGCAGACGGTTATCGACGGGTGGGTACACACCGGCGACCTGGCTCACGTTGATGAGGAAGGCTACATCACGCTGGTTGACCGCCTGAAAGACATGATTATCACCGGTGGGCACAATGTGTATTCCGCCGAGGTGGAAAATGCGTTGGCAGCGTACCCAGAGATTACCGACATTGCGGTGGTGTCCCGTCCACACCCGGACTACGGTGAAACGGTCGTGGCGGTTGTGACCCCGGCTGAAGGTGGGAACCCCACGCTTGAAGGGTTGCGCGCGTTTGCGGAACCGTTGCTGACGCACTACAAGATTCCGCGGGAACTCATTATTGAAGACATTCCGCGTAACCCGTCCGGGAAGATTCAGAAGCACAAGCTGAGGGAGAAGATTGCCCGTGAGTAA
- a CDS encoding CoA transferase, whose translation MNQQPLSGVTVITLAVNLPGPLAAARLASLGARVVKVEPPIGDPLSLYVSDYYKELVAGQEVVTINLKSPGGVRQFDQLAKEADILLTAMRPKAAHALGIPDTVDKYGLVHVEIVGFAGDRADVPGHDLTYQAAHKTLVPGTMPTVPVADVLGGEHAALQALAGLREKENRGADAPGGVVKRVVLDEAAQWAAGPARHGLTGPGTRLGGAAPEYRTYATQDGHIAVACLEPHFAKALAEQLGSEHEELEAAFASQPTAHWVEFAHTHDLPIEPIAV comes from the coding sequence ATGAATCAGCAGCCACTCTCCGGCGTCACCGTCATTACCTTGGCCGTGAACTTGCCTGGCCCACTCGCAGCGGCGCGACTGGCAAGCCTGGGCGCGCGGGTCGTCAAAGTCGAACCACCCATTGGCGACCCCCTGAGCCTGTACGTCAGCGATTACTACAAGGAGCTTGTGGCCGGCCAGGAAGTTGTGACCATTAACTTGAAGTCGCCAGGAGGTGTGCGACAGTTCGACCAGCTCGCCAAAGAGGCCGATATTCTGCTCACAGCCATGCGCCCGAAAGCCGCACATGCGCTGGGCATCCCAGACACAGTCGACAAGTACGGGCTGGTTCATGTTGAAATCGTGGGATTCGCAGGCGACCGCGCTGACGTGCCCGGACACGACCTGACGTACCAAGCAGCCCACAAAACCTTGGTTCCAGGCACTATGCCCACCGTGCCGGTCGCCGATGTTTTGGGAGGAGAACACGCAGCCCTCCAGGCTCTTGCCGGACTGCGCGAAAAAGAAAACCGGGGAGCTGATGCGCCGGGTGGAGTCGTCAAGCGAGTGGTTCTGGACGAAGCCGCTCAGTGGGCGGCCGGGCCAGCCCGTCACGGTCTGACCGGGCCAGGGACGCGACTGGGCGGTGCCGCGCCGGAATACCGCACGTACGCCACCCAGGACGGACACATTGCGGTTGCATGCTTGGAACCCCACTTCGCTAAAGCCCTGGCAGAACAGTTGGGGTCGGAGCATGAAGAACTCGAAGCCGCGTTTGCGTCCCAGCCAACCGCGCACTGGGTCGAGTTCGCGCACACCCACGACCTGCCTATTGAACCAATCGCCGTCTAA
- a CDS encoding TetR/AcrR family transcriptional regulator: METAPDSHGHNSDLTSRARIRNAGLHQFATSGFAGTPMRAIAAEAGVTIGLIPHHFGSKEGLKEAVESWIVEQFANAIARADSQAGGSVASATSRDESVAAMMQENPLIVAYLRRDLLEEGGAHALITRLAHLSGESIDSLRDHGKASQDRNRVEQVVNVMVRQLGQLFLQPLIDQIVLSFPEKDQPEEMPELHVTVTSHD; the protein is encoded by the coding sequence ATGGAAACAGCGCCAGACTCACACGGCCACAACAGCGATCTCACTAGCCGGGCACGGATCCGCAACGCTGGCCTTCACCAGTTCGCCACCTCGGGCTTTGCGGGCACGCCCATGCGTGCCATTGCCGCCGAGGCGGGAGTCACCATTGGTCTGATCCCTCACCACTTCGGCTCCAAAGAGGGGCTCAAAGAGGCTGTAGAAAGCTGGATTGTGGAGCAGTTTGCGAACGCGATCGCCAGGGCGGACTCGCAAGCGGGAGGCTCAGTGGCGAGCGCTACGAGCCGTGACGAGTCGGTTGCGGCGATGATGCAGGAGAACCCACTCATCGTTGCGTACTTACGACGTGACCTGCTGGAAGAAGGTGGTGCCCACGCGCTGATCACTCGGCTTGCGCACTTGTCGGGTGAAAGTATCGACTCCTTGCGCGACCATGGGAAGGCTTCGCAGGACCGCAACCGGGTGGAGCAGGTTGTCAACGTGATGGTGAGGCAACTGGGGCAGCTGTTCTTGCAGCCTCTTATTGATCAGATCGTGTTGTCTTTTCCAGAAAAAGATCAGCCAGAAGAGATGCCGGAACTTCACGTCACGGTGACGTCTCACGATTAG
- a CDS encoding DUF2871 domain-containing protein — protein sequence MRKLYYAALTYLILGLASGVFYREYTKIVGFEQGQYTQLSTLHTHLLALGFLFMLIVLVLDKVFDLSSSTTFSTFFWTYNAGMAVTITMMVVHGIMALGGSSSNGMTAGIAGLGHILLTFGLVSLMMSLGGRVKEVAARK from the coding sequence ATGAGGAAGTTGTATTACGCGGCTCTGACGTACTTGATTCTTGGACTGGCTTCCGGTGTGTTTTATCGCGAGTACACCAAGATTGTTGGGTTTGAGCAGGGGCAGTACACCCAGTTGAGTACTCTGCACACTCACTTGTTGGCGCTTGGTTTCCTTTTCATGCTGATTGTTCTGGTATTGGACAAGGTGTTTGACCTGTCGTCATCGACGACGTTTTCTACCTTCTTCTGGACGTACAACGCGGGCATGGCGGTGACCATCACCATGATGGTGGTACACGGCATCATGGCTTTGGGTGGTTCAAGCAGCAATGGCATGACGGCTGGAATAGCTGGGCTGGGTCACATCTTGTTGACGTTCGGCCTGGTGAGCTTGATGATGTCGCTGGGCGGACGTGTGAAGGAAGTCGCAGCGCGTAAATAA
- a CDS encoding winged helix DNA-binding domain-containing protein, with product MVDKPLVRARLVAQGMCPAPGGRRSSFETPEAVATGLGALQGQDLPGALSSVALRVMHAGSGVEASVALERTREAFSRGRLVRGYPMRGTVFVTSAEDLWWMTELCAGPAVKQARKNSPRLGIEDEHFSVARGVLERECAGPEGATRAQVFEAWAAAGVPTEGGCSYHLLKHFLSTMFVTYGPLTEDGPVENRVVLSSEWLPDGSRLAVAFNDDRQAATAELLRRYVLSRGPVTLRDFQWWTKLPLTLIRAAARDIESSVEEWGTDESGDALLCAPDLPEVVAQVGRVTDRPQLLPPFDEMILGYPDRTYIVPAKHHATLVPGNNGVFRSAVVAGSQVVGYWRRKGQKGKRSLVLEPFGVMSEARENKVRAVFEQYPHANA from the coding sequence ATGGTCGATAAGCCGTTGGTGCGCGCCCGCCTGGTGGCGCAGGGTATGTGCCCTGCGCCGGGCGGGCGTCGTTCGTCATTTGAGACTCCCGAGGCGGTAGCGACCGGGCTCGGGGCCCTCCAGGGGCAGGATTTGCCGGGGGCTTTGTCGTCGGTGGCGTTGCGTGTGATGCATGCGGGGTCCGGCGTTGAGGCGAGTGTGGCACTTGAGAGGACCCGCGAAGCGTTTTCACGTGGCCGGTTGGTGCGTGGGTACCCCATGAGGGGGACGGTATTCGTGACCTCTGCTGAGGACCTGTGGTGGATGACTGAGCTGTGCGCGGGCCCAGCGGTGAAGCAGGCGCGCAAGAACAGTCCGCGGTTGGGAATTGAGGACGAACACTTTTCTGTGGCGCGAGGCGTTCTTGAACGTGAGTGCGCGGGACCGGAAGGCGCGACGCGTGCGCAGGTGTTTGAGGCGTGGGCGGCTGCGGGCGTGCCTACGGAAGGCGGGTGTTCGTATCACTTGCTCAAGCATTTTCTGTCAACGATGTTCGTGACGTATGGGCCGTTAACCGAGGACGGTCCGGTGGAGAACCGTGTGGTTTTGTCGAGTGAGTGGTTGCCGGATGGTAGCCGCTTGGCTGTTGCGTTTAATGACGACCGGCAGGCTGCCACGGCTGAGCTTTTGCGTCGTTATGTGTTGTCGCGCGGGCCGGTCACATTGCGTGATTTTCAGTGGTGGACCAAGCTTCCGTTGACGCTGATTCGTGCGGCCGCGCGCGATATTGAGTCTTCTGTGGAGGAGTGGGGGACTGATGAGTCAGGGGATGCGCTTCTGTGTGCCCCGGACCTTCCCGAGGTGGTTGCCCAGGTGGGGCGTGTGACGGACCGCCCGCAGTTGTTACCGCCGTTTGACGAGATGATCTTGGGGTATCCCGACCGCACGTACATCGTTCCTGCTAAACATCACGCAACATTAGTGCCTGGAAATAACGGTGTTTTCCGATCAGCTGTTGTGGCTGGAAGCCAGGTGGTTGGTTATTGGCGTCGCAAGGGGCAGAAGGGCAAGCGGTCGTTGGTGCTTGAGCCTTTTGGAGTCATGTCTGAAGCGCGAGAGAACAAGGTGCGCGCAGTGTTTGAGCAGTACCCGCACGCGAATGCGTAA
- a CDS encoding DUF47 domain-containing protein, which yields MSLRRLSNDDAIYELLHKIAVTVRDGNLALAELSGIPAGKRREALSRMNELTQAADDHAGAVKRQLRENYLTRFDRRLIYRLSEALRDVVHRQDAVGFAMTSSAFDELPVGVLEMLALLSNQADNTLRMTQRLRAKPDQWEYVDTIETLHLRAVTLQQQVTDVVPGARVGLTFLAAATSLGAAFIRASDGYKSVAAVVAEIALDES from the coding sequence ATGAGTCTTCGTCGTTTATCAAATGATGATGCTATTTACGAGCTGCTACACAAGATAGCGGTCACTGTACGCGACGGAAATCTAGCGCTGGCTGAACTGTCCGGCATTCCCGCGGGCAAGCGGCGTGAGGCTCTGAGCCGCATGAACGAACTCACCCAGGCGGCAGACGACCACGCCGGCGCCGTCAAGCGTCAGCTCCGCGAAAACTACCTGACACGGTTCGACCGCCGGCTCATTTACCGGTTATCTGAAGCGTTGCGCGACGTTGTTCACCGGCAGGACGCGGTCGGCTTCGCCATGACTTCTTCTGCCTTCGACGAACTCCCCGTGGGCGTCCTCGAAATGCTGGCCCTACTGTCCAACCAGGCTGACAACACGTTACGCATGACCCAGCGCCTACGCGCCAAACCCGATCAGTGGGAGTACGTCGACACCATCGAAACGCTTCACTTGCGGGCCGTCACGTTGCAACAGCAGGTGACCGACGTCGTTCCTGGCGCGCGCGTGGGCCTGACGTTCTTGGCAGCCGCCACCTCTTTAGGTGCCGCGTTCATTCGTGCCTCCGACGGGTATAAGTCGGTCGCTGCGGTGGTCGCGGAAATCGCTTTGGACGAGTCCTAG
- a CDS encoding inorganic phosphate transporter, whose product MDLATLCVLLLGISFAFFNGFHDAGITVGNIVATHGLNPRVALAMATGFNFVGALLGQGIATVIATEVANFHHSSTQLLAVLGGGLAGALLVNVATYFMAVPIASTHVLMGGLVGAWLVVGWDDRPSIMFDETIASIFIMPIAALFASIVLTRIALRVVASYPPKPLFKRCRQMNSVMVAGLSLAHGSQDAQKVGAVMGLVWVSGVHPGAEVVMDDRPWVLIVLTAAALASGTWFSGWRVARTVSVSMVRLDPVTSVISNATSAIFLGLAAFVFRIPASMSFVVVASNLGTARRRQDIRVRPLLKVLAAWILGIPAASCVAALFTLPLLMLT is encoded by the coding sequence ATGGATCTAGCAACTCTGTGCGTCCTGCTCTTGGGCATTTCGTTCGCGTTTTTTAACGGTTTCCATGACGCCGGTATCACCGTGGGAAACATCGTGGCCACGCACGGTTTAAATCCACGTGTTGCACTGGCCATGGCAACGGGCTTCAACTTTGTTGGCGCGCTTTTGGGCCAAGGAATCGCCACCGTAATTGCCACCGAGGTCGCAAACTTCCACCACTCCAGCACCCAGCTGTTAGCAGTTTTGGGCGGGGGTCTGGCAGGAGCCCTGTTAGTGAACGTCGCCACGTATTTCATGGCCGTTCCGATCGCTTCGACTCACGTTCTCATGGGTGGTTTGGTTGGCGCGTGGCTGGTTGTCGGGTGGGACGACCGCCCGTCCATCATGTTCGACGAAACCATCGCTTCAATCTTCATCATGCCAATCGCGGCTCTTTTCGCCTCGATCGTCCTCACCCGCATTGCCCTGCGCGTGGTGGCCAGTTATCCGCCCAAGCCGTTGTTCAAGCGTTGCCGCCAAATGAACAGTGTCATGGTGGCTGGGCTGTCGTTGGCTCACGGGTCCCAGGATGCGCAAAAGGTTGGCGCTGTCATGGGGCTTGTGTGGGTTTCGGGTGTGCATCCCGGCGCCGAGGTCGTTATGGACGACCGTCCATGGGTCCTCATCGTGTTGACGGCTGCGGCTTTGGCCTCAGGCACGTGGTTTTCTGGCTGGCGGGTAGCTCGCACGGTGTCAGTGTCGATGGTGCGGTTGGATCCGGTGACGTCGGTTATTTCGAACGCGACGTCCGCTATTTTCCTTGGTTTGGCAGCTTTCGTTTTCCGTATTCCTGCGTCGATGAGTTTTGTGGTCGTCGCTTCAAACTTAGGAACCGCGCGGAGACGTCAGGACATTCGCGTGCGCCCGTTACTGAAGGTGTTAGCGGCCTGGATTTTGGGCATTCCAGCGGCTTCGTGTGTGGCTGCGTTGTTCACGCTGCCTCTCCTCATGCTGACGTAG
- a CDS encoding YitT family protein, with translation MRRSIAEVAVAESVAQNEAEKLKLKHSWAEDLMGLITGCFVASMGLFFLKTAGAVTGGTAGLSLLVSYLVPLPVAWLFPLVNVPFFILAIWKKGWNFTIRTILCVVAVGVLTDFHLLVMNVHVHPVYGVICGNLLAGVGLLILFRHKASLGGVNILALIVQERAGISAGYFQMSFDVLIVLASLFVTPWYIVLLSAGGAVILNLVLAFNHRPGRYMGF, from the coding sequence GTGAGAAGATCGATCGCGGAGGTAGCGGTGGCAGAATCAGTGGCACAGAACGAAGCAGAAAAACTTAAGCTCAAGCACTCGTGGGCCGAAGACCTCATGGGGCTCATCACGGGATGTTTTGTCGCATCCATGGGGCTCTTCTTCCTGAAAACCGCGGGAGCTGTAACAGGTGGGACCGCAGGGTTATCGCTGTTGGTCAGCTACCTGGTGCCCCTTCCTGTCGCCTGGCTGTTCCCGTTGGTCAACGTTCCCTTCTTCATCTTGGCGATTTGGAAAAAGGGGTGGAACTTCACGATCCGCACCATCTTGTGCGTGGTTGCCGTAGGTGTCCTCACCGACTTCCACCTGCTGGTGATGAACGTACACGTTCACCCCGTTTACGGCGTAATCTGCGGAAACCTGCTAGCAGGTGTGGGGCTGCTCATTCTGTTTAGGCACAAAGCCAGCCTGGGCGGCGTCAACATCCTGGCGCTCATTGTGCAAGAACGCGCCGGCATCAGTGCAGGGTATTTCCAAATGTCCTTTGACGTACTCATTGTGTTGGCGTCGCTCTTCGTGACCCCGTGGTACATCGTTTTGCTGTCAGCTGGTGGCGCGGTCATCCTCAACCTGGTCCTGGCGTTTAACCACCGACCAGGGCGCTACATGGGTTTCTGA
- a CDS encoding (Fe-S)-binding protein: MRIALFATCIVDAMYPEVARDTVEILERLGHTVTFPQGQVCCGQMHINSGKFDQAAPVVRNHVNAFEDASFDYAVAPSGSCVASLSHQHGMIAQHVGDHDLEERAAQVASRTFELAQFLTDIAKIDNAAEQLGSYFPHTVAYHPSCHGMRLLRLGDRQKKLLETVEGTTVVSPSNWDTCCGFGGTFSVKNPQVSSAMLGDKVDALINTGADVCTGGDASCLMHIGGGLSRTRELKPQDAHIPPTVHLARILASTKERPLTLTGGSVR, from the coding sequence ATGCGCATTGCACTGTTTGCCACGTGTATTGTCGACGCGATGTACCCCGAAGTCGCGCGCGACACCGTCGAGATCCTGGAGCGTTTGGGCCACACGGTCACGTTCCCGCAGGGGCAGGTGTGTTGCGGTCAGATGCACATCAACTCTGGAAAATTTGACCAAGCAGCACCGGTTGTACGCAATCACGTCAACGCTTTTGAAGACGCGAGTTTTGACTACGCCGTAGCTCCGTCAGGTTCGTGTGTGGCTTCGCTGTCGCACCAGCACGGCATGATCGCTCAGCACGTTGGAGACCACGATCTAGAAGAGCGCGCCGCCCAGGTTGCTTCGCGCACCTTTGAGCTGGCTCAGTTCTTAACGGACATTGCCAAGATCGACAACGCGGCCGAACAACTGGGGAGCTACTTCCCGCACACCGTTGCGTACCACCCGTCGTGCCACGGAATGCGTCTTTTGCGGCTGGGCGACCGCCAGAAAAAACTGCTGGAGACTGTAGAAGGCACCACAGTCGTTTCGCCTTCTAACTGGGATACATGCTGCGGGTTTGGCGGAACCTTCTCAGTAAAGAACCCGCAGGTCAGCTCAGCAATGTTGGGCGACAAGGTCGATGCGCTCATCAACACGGGCGCCGACGTGTGTACCGGTGGTGACGCCAGTTGCCTCATGCACATCGGTGGTGGATTGTCCCGCACACGCGAACTTAAACCGCAAGATGCGCACATCCCGCCTACTGTTCACTTGGCTCGTATTTTGGCATCGACAAAAGAACGACCCCTCACGCTGACGGGAGGATCAGTCCGATGA